The DNA segment GTCCTCGCCCCTGCGCTCCACCAGCCCGTCGGTGTACATGAACAGGACGGTTCCCGGACCGCAGGGCAGCGACACGGTCTCGTAGCCGCCGAGCCCCGTGCCGAGCGGGGGCCCGACCGGGATATCAGCGATGACGGCGCCCGCTCCGCGGTCGATGAACACCGGCGGCAGATGACCGGCGCTGGCCACCAGACACTCCCCCCGGAAGCGGTCCACGACCGCCAGCAGACAGGTGGCGGCCCGGTCGATGCCCGCCTTCTCGACCATCAGGTCGAGCCGCTCCAGGATGCGGTGCGGCGGTTCGTCGTCCTGGGCGAGGAGCCGCACCATCGAGCGGTAGTGGCTCATCGCCACGGCGGCGTCGACCCCGTGGCCCATCACATCGCCCATGACCTTCAGGTGGCGGGCGTCCGACAGCGGGACGACATCGAACCAGTCGCCGCCGACCTCCGCCCCCTGGCCGACCGGCAGATAGCGGGTGGCGACCTCGATGTGCGGGTGCGGTTTGCGCGGCTCGGAGAGCAGGGCGCGCTGGAGTTCCAGGGCGATGCCGTGCTCACGCGTGTAGCGGCGGGCGTGGTCGAGGTCGACGGCGGCCCGGACCGCCAGCTCCCGGGCGACCACCACGTCCTGCTCGGTGAAGGCGGGTGAGTCACCGGCCCGTACGAGTGCCAGACAGCCCAGCGGGCGCCCCCGCGAGGTGAGCGGCACGACGCACGTGGAGTGGAAGCCGAGGGCGCGGTAGACGGCGACCCGCTCGGAGCTGGGGGCGGACGCGCTCAGCTCCGCGTCGGTCGAGAGGTTCTGCAGGACCGGCTGGTTCGTCTCCAGGCAGCGCGGAATCGTACCGCCGTCCTGGTAGTCGGCGTACTGCCCCGGCTCCCCGAACTGCCGGACCGCCTCCGCGAGAGCGGGCACGGCCGCCATGCCCGCTCTGCGCAGCCGCACCACCCCGGCGGGCGGCGGGCGCACCGACTGGCCGATCTCCGGTGCGAACACCTCGACGCTCGCCACGTCGGCGAGTTCGGGAACCACGAACTCCGCCAGCTCGCCGCAGGTCGTGTTCATGTCCAGCGTGGTGCCGATCAGGGTGGCCGCCGTGTCCAGCATCGACAGATGCCGGCTGACCCGTTCGTACTCCAGGTTCCTGCGACGCGGAGCCGTGACCTCCAGTATGACGACGACGAGCCCCCGGACCTGGCCGTCCTGTTCGACGCGGTGGCATGCACACTGCCAGAACCGCAGCCCGGGATCGTCGGACGAGCGCGTGCGGCCGCTGGCCGCCACTTCGCGGGCCCGGCCGTCGGCGAGCACGCCGCGCAGGATGTCCGTCGGTACGTTCAGCTCCGGAAGGATGTCCGCCACGGTACGGCCGAGATGTTCGGCGGCCGGAATGCCGTTCATCCGTTCGAGCGCCGGGTTGACATACAGATGGCGCAGCTCCGTATCGAGCACGCAGATGCCCGCCGGGGTGCCCCTGAACAGCGATTCCAGCCATTCCAGGCCCACGGGGGGCGGAACATCCGGCGCCTCGGCGCACACGGGACCTCCTGGGCGGGGCGGCGGTCGCCCTGACCTCCATGGTCGGCCGCCCCGGCCCCGGGCGCATCCGCCCGGGGCATGGGGCCCGGCGGATGCGCGCCGGGCCGGCTGCCGGTCGGAGCGCATCGGGGCTTGCGCTGGAGCGCGCTCCAGCGCCTGGCGTCGTACGCACCGCCCGACCGAACCGAGCCAAGGGGAACACCGTGCGCCTGGCAGAGCTGCGCGGCTGGACCTCCTTCGCGGGCTCCCGGCTGCGCTACAACCTGCTGGAGCGCACCCCGGAACGCGAACCCCTGCCGCAGGCGCGCGCGTTCGGCCTGGCCGTACTGGCCTGGGCGCCGCTTGCGGCGGGCAAGCTCACCGGCAAGTACCGCAGGGGCGAGACGGGACGTCTGGACAGCACCGGCCGGGACGACCGGGACGAGAACGAGGACCGCGGTGATCACCGCGGT comes from the Streptomyces sp. NBC_01471 genome and includes:
- a CDS encoding SpoIIE family protein phosphatase, producing the protein MCAEAPDVPPPVGLEWLESLFRGTPAGICVLDTELRHLYVNPALERMNGIPAAEHLGRTVADILPELNVPTDILRGVLADGRAREVAASGRTRSSDDPGLRFWQCACHRVEQDGQVRGLVVVILEVTAPRRRNLEYERVSRHLSMLDTAATLIGTTLDMNTTCGELAEFVVPELADVASVEVFAPEIGQSVRPPPAGVVRLRRAGMAAVPALAEAVRQFGEPGQYADYQDGGTIPRCLETNQPVLQNLSTDAELSASAPSSERVAVYRALGFHSTCVVPLTSRGRPLGCLALVRAGDSPAFTEQDVVVARELAVRAAVDLDHARRYTREHGIALELQRALLSEPRKPHPHIEVATRYLPVGQGAEVGGDWFDVVPLSDARHLKVMGDVMGHGVDAAVAMSHYRSMVRLLAQDDEPPHRILERLDLMVEKAGIDRAATCLLAVVDRFRGECLVASAGHLPPVFIDRGAGAVIADIPVGPPLGTGLGGYETVSLPCGPGTVLFMYTDGLVERRGEDIDVSVGRLASLRLPVGGTLEGLLDEVLDRFGRDATDDIAVLASRIRSGRKGETETGE